In the genome of Streptomyces aquilus, the window TGCTGTACCTGGCGTACGCGATGGTCACCGGCCCGCTCCTGGTCACCCGCCTCCGCGGCCGCTTCACCACCACCGGCACCGACGAGACCGGCGCGCCCCTGTTCTCCCTGGGCCGCTGGGGCGTCCCGGTCAACGCCCTGGCCCTGCTCTACGGCCTCCTCATGGCCGTCAACCTGGCCTGGCCGCGGGCGGCGGTGTACGACCCGGCGGGCGGTCACTGGTGGTTCCAGTGGTTCACGGTGCTGTTCCTCGGCGTGACCGTCGCGGCGGGCGTGGCCTACCGGGCGTACAAGGCCCGTACGACGGTCGCCGCGGAGGCCGTCGCCCCGGCGTGACGATCTACCCTGGCCGGTGATGAGACGCAAGAACCGGATTCCGCCCTCTCCCCTCCCGCAGCGCGAGGGGGTGGACCCGGTGCGCGTGCGGCTGCCCCCCGAGGGGCCGTGGACCACGGTCCGCGAGCACCTCGTGGAACGGCTCAGCGGGGCGGGGGCGGGGGTCGTCGACGGGATGTTCACGGCGGGGCAGGTCGTCGACGCGGCCGGCCGTGCCGTGTCGCCCGAAGCGGCGTACGTCCCCGGCATGTACGTGTGGTTCCACCGCGAGCTGCCGGACGAGCCGGCCGTGCCGTTCCCGCTGACGGTCGTCCACCAGGACGAGCACATCGTCGTCGCCGACAAGCCGCACTTCCTGGCCACCACCCCGCGCGGCAGCCATGTCGCCGAGACCGCGCTCGCCCGGCTGCGCCGGGAGCTGGACATCCCGACGCTCGGTGCCGCGCACCGGCTCGACCGGCTCACCGCCGGCCTCGTGCTGTTCACGGTCCGCCCCGGGGAACGGGGCGCCTACCAGACCCTGTTCGCCGAACGGCGGGTCCGCAAGGAGTACGAGGCGGTGGCGCCGTACGATCCCTCGCTCGCCCTTCCGCGGACCGTGCGCAGCCGGATCGTGAAGGAACGCGGGATACTGGCCGCCTATGAGGTGGCGGGCGAGCCCAACGCCGTCAGCCGGGTCGAACTCATCGACCACCGAGGCGAGTTGGGCTGGTACCGGCTGCTGCCGGCCACCGGGCAGACCCATCAGCTGCGCGTCCACATGAACGCCCTGGGCCTGCCCATCCTCGGTGATCCGCTGTATCCCGTGGTGGCCGACGCCGTGCCGGCCGGTGACTTCCGGCGACCGCTGCAACTGCTGGCACGCTCACTGGAGTTCACCGATCCGGTCACGGGGGTGGAGCACCGGTTCCACAGCGCCGCGACGCTGCGAGCCTGGTCCTCCTACTCCGACTGGGCCGGTCAGTAGCCCCGCCACCAGCGCAGGAACCGCTGCCAGGCGCCCTTCGGCCGTGCGGGCTCGGGCGCCGGCAGAGGCGGCGGCGGTGCCGTGGGCACAGCCGGCTGGGGCTCCGCCGCCACCGGCGTCACGGGGGCCGCCGGCTCGGACGGTTCCGTGCCGAGCTGCCACGGGGGCCGCTGCTGGGGCACCGGTGCGTGGCCCGGCTTCTGCATGATGTCCTGCTGCGGCTTGGGCTCGAACCGGACGGGCAGCTCCACCAGATGCCGCGAGGAGATCGACTGCCGCCACTCCAACTCGTCCTCGTCGCAGTCGAGTTGGACGTCCGGGAGCCGCATGAGCAGCGCGTCGACACCGGTGTCGGCGATGCCACGGGCGATGTCCTGACCGGGGCACTCGTGCGGGCCGCCGCCGAAGGCGAGGTGGGAGCGGTTGCCCTGCATGTTGGCGTCGAGGTCGGGACGTACCCGGGGGTCGACGTTGCCCGGCGCGATGCCGAACAGCAGGCCGTCGCCCTTGCGGATGCGCTGGCCGCCCAACTCGGTGTCCTGCTTGGCGTAGTAGGCGAAGACGGTGCTGAACGGCGGCTCGTCCCACAGGGACTGCTCGACCGCCTGCGGGACCGTCATCTGGCCGCCGTTGAGCCGGGCGCGGAATCCGGGGTCGGTGAGGACCATGCGGATGACGTTGCCGATGAGGTTGACCGTGGCCTCGTAGGCGGCCATGAGGACGAGCCAGAGGTGGGTGGTGACCTCGTCGTCGGTGAGTTTCGCCGGGTGCAGGACGAGGTGGCTGGCGAAGTCGTCGTGCGGGTCCTTGCGGCGGCGTTCGGCGAGCCCCTGGAGGACGCCCATGACGTACCCCTGGCTGGCGTTGGCGGTCTCGGTGCCCTTGAGGAGGTCGCGGGTGGCCTGGACGAGCCGGTCGTTGTACTCGTCCGGCATGCCGAGGATCTCGCACAGGATGGCCATCGGCAGATGCTCGGCGAACTGGCTCATCAGGTCGGCCTCGCCGGTCTCGCAGAACTCGTTGACCAGGCGCTGGGTGTGGCGGTTGATGTGGCGGCGGATGGCGCGGTAGTCGATGGTCGACATGGCGCCGGTGACCGCGCCGCGCAGCCGCAGGTGCTCGTCGCCCTCGGCGTAGGAGCAGATGGGCGCCCAGGCGATGTGCGGCATCATCGGGTGGTCGGGCTTGACCATGCCCTCGATCTGCGGGGTCCAGATGCGGCTGTCCCGGCAGAAGTGCGAGGGCGTGCCCACCAGATGGAGGTTCTCGGCGTGGCCGAGCACGATCCACATGGGGACGTCGTCGTGGAGCAGTACGGGCGCCACCGGGCCGTGTTCCTCGCGGAGTTTCTCGTAGAGCCCTTCGAGGTCCTCCGCGTCGGGGCCGTACAGCCGGTGCAGTCCCCCGGGGCCGCGACCGTGGGCGGGGCAGCCGGGGGGCGGGCCGGCGAGGGGGCCGGCTCCGGTCAGGGAGTGGGGTTCAGGCGTCACAGTGGTTGCTCCGAAGTGGATCCGGTTGCAGGGGAGTTGAGGTCGGGTGGCGGCGCCCGTCAGGGGTCGGGCGTCAGGTGAGCGCGCCCGTCATGGCGAGCGAGTGCAGGAAGCGCATCAGGGTCATCAGCACGTCGCGGCTGGACGCCCGGCGGCGCGCGTCGCACTCCACGATGGGGATCTCCGGGGCCAGGTCCAGCGCGGTGCGCAGATCCGCCATGGGGTAACGCGGCCCGTCCGGGAAGCTGTTGACGGCGACGACGAAGGGCACTCCGCGCTCCTCCAGCCGTCCTATGACGTCGAAGCTGACCTCCAGGCGGCGGGTGTCGACGAGGACCACCGCGCCGAGCGCGCCTTCGAACAGGCCGTTCCACAGGAACCAGAAGCGTTCCTGGCCGGGGGTGCCGAACAGGTACAGCACGAGCTGGTCGGTGATGCTGATCCGGCCGAAGTCCATGGCGACGGTGGTGGCCGTCTTGGTGTCGGAGCCGAAGTTGTCGTCGACGCCGATACCGGCCTGCGTCATGGTCTCCTCGGTGGTCAGCGGCCTGATCTCGCTGACCGAGCCGACCATCGTCGTCTTGCCGACTCCGAAGCCGCCCACGATCACGATCTTCACCGCGGCCTGGGCCGTGTGCGGCAGATGATCCTCTGTGCGTGGTCCGGGGATGGTGTCAGAGCCTTTGAAGTCCATGCATCACCGCTTCGAGAAGGGAACGGTCGGGGAGCGCCTGCCGGACGATCGGGGCGCGCGCCTGCACCAGTTCGGCCGTCAGCATCTCGGTGAGCAGTACGGTCACCACGCTGAACGGCAGGTTGAGATAGGCCGAGAGCTCGGCCACCGACAGGGGGGCCGTGGTGAGCCGGAGCATCGCCGTCTGCTCGGGCGTCGCGGAGGGCGGTGGGTCGGCGCGCGCCACGATTAAGGTGACGAGGTCGAGGTCGGCACGTTCGCCGTCCGGTCCCGCGACCACGTAGAGGCGTTCGGGCGGGCGCTTTCCGCCGCCCGCCCCCTCGGGTTTGGGGACCGGTTCGACGAGTTCGGGGCTGGGGTGTCGCCGCTGGCGTTGCGGAGGAGTCATACGGTCTGGCCGTTGCGCCGGGGCGGACTGGTCAGATGGGCCCCGATCCGGACGACCAGGTCGCGCATTCTGTTGCTCATCAGTCCCGGTTCGGCGACGACGTCGGACAGGACGGCGAGGTAGGCGTTGGGGCCGGCGGCCATCAGATAGAAGTAGCCGCCGTTGATCTCGATGAGGACCATCTTCATCCGGCCGTCGCTGCCCGGGATCTCGTGGGCCACGGCACCGGCCAGGCTCTGGAGC includes:
- a CDS encoding RluA family pseudouridine synthase, with translation MRRKNRIPPSPLPQREGVDPVRVRLPPEGPWTTVREHLVERLSGAGAGVVDGMFTAGQVVDAAGRAVSPEAAYVPGMYVWFHRELPDEPAVPFPLTVVHQDEHIVVADKPHFLATTPRGSHVAETALARLRRELDIPTLGAAHRLDRLTAGLVLFTVRPGERGAYQTLFAERRVRKEYEAVAPYDPSLALPRTVRSRIVKERGILAAYEVAGEPNAVSRVELIDHRGELGWYRLLPATGQTHQLRVHMNALGLPILGDPLYPVVADAVPAGDFRRPLQLLARSLEFTDPVTGVEHRFHSAATLRAWSSYSDWAGQ
- a CDS encoding cytochrome P450; protein product: MTPEPHSLTGAGPLAGPPPGCPAHGRGPGGLHRLYGPDAEDLEGLYEKLREEHGPVAPVLLHDDVPMWIVLGHAENLHLVGTPSHFCRDSRIWTPQIEGMVKPDHPMMPHIAWAPICSYAEGDEHLRLRGAVTGAMSTIDYRAIRRHINRHTQRLVNEFCETGEADLMSQFAEHLPMAILCEILGMPDEYNDRLVQATRDLLKGTETANASQGYVMGVLQGLAERRRKDPHDDFASHLVLHPAKLTDDEVTTHLWLVLMAAYEATVNLIGNVIRMVLTDPGFRARLNGGQMTVPQAVEQSLWDEPPFSTVFAYYAKQDTELGGQRIRKGDGLLFGIAPGNVDPRVRPDLDANMQGNRSHLAFGGGPHECPGQDIARGIADTGVDALLMRLPDVQLDCDEDELEWRQSISSRHLVELPVRFEPKPQQDIMQKPGHAPVPQQRPPWQLGTEPSEPAAPVTPVAAEPQPAVPTAPPPPLPAPEPARPKGAWQRFLRWWRGY
- a CDS encoding GTP-binding protein: MDFKGSDTIPGPRTEDHLPHTAQAAVKIVIVGGFGVGKTTMVGSVSEIRPLTTEETMTQAGIGVDDNFGSDTKTATTVAMDFGRISITDQLVLYLFGTPGQERFWFLWNGLFEGALGAVVLVDTRRLEVSFDVIGRLEERGVPFVVAVNSFPDGPRYPMADLRTALDLAPEIPIVECDARRRASSRDVLMTLMRFLHSLAMTGALT
- a CDS encoding DUF742 domain-containing protein, yielding MTPPQRQRRHPSPELVEPVPKPEGAGGGKRPPERLYVVAGPDGERADLDLVTLIVARADPPPSATPEQTAMLRLTTAPLSVAELSAYLNLPFSVVTVLLTEMLTAELVQARAPIVRQALPDRSLLEAVMHGLQRL
- a CDS encoding roadblock/LC7 domain-containing protein, which translates into the protein MIQQRANFDWMLKDLADGVPGIEMIVVLSADGLRIARHGGDPDAADRVAAACAGLQSLAGAVAHEIPGSDGRMKMVLIEINGGYFYLMAAGPNAYLAVLSDVVAEPGLMSNRMRDLVVRIGAHLTSPPRRNGQTV